In Elusimicrobiota bacterium, one DNA window encodes the following:
- a CDS encoding tetratricopeptide repeat protein, which yields MIINKHLLIIIFLGFLIYSNTLKNPYLWDDKYFVEKNNFIKSFKNSLVFFSPTKYFKYTYDQTYRPLPFLVHMANYKIWNINSVGHRITNIILHIANAVLIYLLVFYILKNNFVAFLSALLFVVHPVNTEVVNMVSFVETQLSTLFFMFSLFFYIKKTHISYLISPICFFLAVFCKETAVTLPAVLILYDLIFDKSQNRKSFSTICHSSFVIRYFFIIAVFYLVVRFLIFRHPTEAAIKYPGDSFITNIFVMLKAIPVYLSVVFLPFNLSVEYNIEIPATLFQAPVIFGFLSVIVFVAILIYTYKNSKNLFFWLMWIPITFLPTSNIIPMQNIVAERYLYLPLIGVCVLLAVLLDKIGRRQLIAVYGLAGCIIVLLATMTVVRNLDWKDDWTFYSKTLKQNPESPSANLSMGAIYAHKKDFKNAIELISFSLQLDPDNINAKWALASTFYKAGEYDKSAELFKEMAQENQFQYGKTPFIYLGLIYKIKKDYNKAIENFNKELVVNPLSVSAYFHLAEIYKAQGGNRNVEKAIEYYQKSIELNPNYEKAKK from the coding sequence TTATAAAAAGTTTCAAAAATAGCTTGGTATTCTTTTCACCAACCAAATATTTTAAGTATACATATGACCAAACCTACCGTCCTTTACCATTTCTGGTTCATATGGCTAATTACAAAATCTGGAATATAAATTCCGTCGGACACCGTATTACAAATATCATATTACATATCGCTAATGCTGTTCTGATTTATCTGCTGGTTTTTTATATTCTGAAAAACAATTTTGTTGCTTTCTTAAGCGCTCTTTTGTTTGTTGTGCATCCAGTAAATACAGAAGTCGTAAATATGGTCTCGTTTGTAGAAACGCAACTGTCAACGCTGTTTTTTATGTTTTCATTATTTTTTTATATTAAAAAAACCCATATCTCTTATCTTATATCTCCTATCTGTTTTTTTCTTGCTGTTTTTTGTAAAGAAACCGCTGTCACTTTACCTGCTGTGCTCATTTTATATGATTTAATTTTTGACAAAAGCCAAAATAGAAAATCTTTTTCTACTATCTGTCATTCGTCATTCGTTATTCGTTATTTTTTTATTATAGCGGTTTTTTATTTAGTTGTTAGATTCCTGATATTCAGACATCCAACGGAAGCGGCCATAAAATATCCCGGCGACAGTTTCATTACAAATATCTTTGTAATGTTAAAAGCCATACCCGTTTATTTAAGCGTAGTTTTTTTACCGTTTAATTTAAGCGTTGAGTATAACATAGAAATTCCGGCAACTTTATTTCAAGCACCCGTAATTTTCGGGTTTCTGTCGGTAATTGTTTTTGTAGCAATTTTGATTTACACTTATAAAAATTCAAAAAATCTGTTCTTCTGGTTAATGTGGATACCAATAACTTTTTTGCCGACTTCAAACATAATCCCGATGCAAAACATAGTTGCAGAAAGGTATTTGTATCTGCCGCTAATAGGGGTTTGCGTGTTGTTGGCAGTGTTATTAGATAAAATTGGTAGACGGCAATTAATTGCCGTCTACGGATTGGCGGGCTGTATTATCGTATTATTGGCTACAATGACAGTTGTCCGCAATTTAGATTGGAAAGACGATTGGACATTCTATTCAAAAACACTGAAACAAAACCCGGAAAGCCCAAGTGCAAATTTGAGTATGGGTGCAATATATGCTCACAAAAAAGATTTTAAGAACGCAATAGAACTCATAAGTTTTTCACTTCAACTTGACCCGGATAATATAAATGCAAAATGGGCACTTGCTTCAACCTTTTACAAGGCAGGTGAATATGATAAATCTGCAGAACTATTTAAAGAAATGGCACAAGAAAACCAATTTCAATATGGTAAAACACCGTTTATATATCTTGGCTTAATTTATAAAATAAAAAAGGACTACAATAAAGCAATAGAAAATTTTAATAAAGAACTGGTTGTAAATCCTTTATCTGTAAGCGCATACTTTCATCTTGCTGAAATTTATAAAGCACAGGGTGGAAATAGAAATGTTGAAAAAGCAATTGAGTACTACCAGAAATCAATTGAATTAAACCCGAATTATGAAAAAGCAAAAAAATGA